Proteins co-encoded in one Corynebacterium lujinxingii genomic window:
- a CDS encoding NADP-dependent isocitrate dehydrogenase, translating to MAKIIWTRTDEAPLLATYSLKPIVEAFASRAGIDVDTADISLAGRILAQFPDRLGDKKVDDALAQLGELAKTPEANIIKLPNISASLVQLKKAIAELQAAGFDIPDYEDAQDKYDAVKGSAVNPVLREGNSDRRAPEAVKNFTKKHPHSMGEWSSDSKTNVATMDAGDFRHNEKSVIMPSEDTLTIKLVKADGGEEVLKDGLKVEKGEVIDGTYMSARALDEFLLDAVKRAKDEDVLFSAHLKATMMKVSDPIIFGHVVRAYFKDVYDKYGEELLAAGLDGENGLGAIYEGLSELENGEEIRAAFDQALQDGPALAQVNSAKGITNLHVPSDVIIDASMPAMIRTSGHMWNADDQEQDTLAVIPDSSYAGVYQTVIDDCRENGAYDPTTMGTVPNVGLMAKKAEEYGSHDKTFKIPADGKVQVVNSAGDVLIEHDVEAGDIWRACQTKDAPIQDWVKLAVNRARLSGMKTIFWLDEERAHDRNLIELVQKYLADHDTEGLDISIMSPVEATRESVERIRRGEDTISVTGNVLRDYNTDLFPILELGTSAKMLSVVPLMAGGGLFETGAGGSAPKHVQQVEEENHLRWDSLGEYLALAESFRHEKNTNGNDKAGVLAAALDKATEKLLDEGKSPSRKVNEIDDRGSHFWLSLYWAEALAAQTDDAELASVFEPIAKDLRDNAETIDKELLDAQGNSADLGGYYWPDEEKTSAVMRPSATFNKIIDALEK from the coding sequence ATGGCGAAGATCATTTGGACCCGCACCGACGAAGCGCCGCTGCTGGCCACCTACTCCCTGAAGCCGATCGTGGAGGCCTTCGCTTCCCGCGCCGGCATCGACGTGGATACCGCCGACATTTCGCTCGCCGGCCGCATCCTCGCACAGTTCCCGGACCGCCTCGGCGACAAGAAGGTCGACGACGCGCTGGCACAGCTCGGTGAGCTGGCCAAGACCCCGGAAGCCAACATCATCAAGCTGCCGAACATCTCTGCTTCCCTGGTGCAGCTGAAGAAGGCCATCGCCGAGCTGCAGGCCGCCGGCTTCGACATCCCGGATTACGAGGATGCGCAGGATAAGTACGACGCCGTGAAGGGCTCCGCGGTGAACCCGGTGCTGCGCGAGGGCAACTCCGACCGCCGCGCCCCGGAGGCCGTGAAGAACTTCACCAAGAAGCACCCGCACTCCATGGGCGAGTGGTCCTCCGACTCCAAGACAAACGTGGCGACGATGGACGCTGGCGACTTCCGCCACAACGAGAAGTCCGTCATCATGCCGTCCGAAGACACCTTGACCATCAAGCTGGTCAAGGCCGACGGCGGCGAGGAGGTGCTCAAGGACGGCCTCAAGGTTGAGAAGGGCGAGGTCATCGACGGCACCTACATGTCCGCTCGCGCTTTGGATGAATTCCTGCTGGACGCCGTGAAGCGCGCCAAGGACGAAGACGTGCTCTTCTCCGCCCACCTGAAGGCCACCATGATGAAGGTCTCCGACCCGATCATCTTCGGCCACGTCGTGCGCGCGTACTTCAAGGACGTCTACGACAAGTACGGCGAGGAGCTGCTCGCAGCTGGCCTGGACGGCGAGAACGGCCTCGGCGCGATTTACGAGGGCCTGTCTGAGCTGGAAAACGGCGAGGAGATCCGCGCCGCCTTCGACCAGGCCCTGCAGGACGGCCCGGCCCTGGCGCAGGTGAACTCCGCCAAGGGCATCACCAACCTGCACGTCCCGTCGGATGTGATCATCGACGCGTCCATGCCGGCGATGATCCGCACCTCCGGCCACATGTGGAACGCCGACGACCAGGAGCAGGACACCCTGGCCGTCATCCCGGATTCCTCCTACGCCGGCGTGTACCAGACGGTTATCGACGACTGCCGCGAAAACGGCGCCTACGACCCGACCACCATGGGCACCGTCCCGAACGTCGGCCTTATGGCGAAGAAGGCAGAGGAGTACGGCTCCCACGACAAGACCTTCAAGATCCCGGCCGACGGCAAGGTCCAGGTCGTCAACTCCGCCGGCGACGTGCTGATCGAGCACGACGTCGAGGCCGGCGACATCTGGCGCGCATGCCAGACCAAGGACGCCCCGATCCAGGACTGGGTCAAGCTGGCCGTCAACCGCGCACGCCTGTCCGGCATGAAGACCATCTTCTGGCTGGATGAGGAGCGCGCCCACGACCGCAACCTGATCGAGCTTGTTCAGAAGTACCTGGCCGATCACGACACCGAGGGCTTGGACATTTCCATCATGTCCCCGGTCGAGGCCACCCGCGAGTCCGTCGAGCGCATCCGTCGCGGCGAGGACACCATCTCCGTGACCGGCAACGTGCTGCGCGACTACAACACCGACCTGTTCCCGATCCTCGAGCTGGGCACCTCCGCGAAGATGCTCTCCGTGGTCCCGCTGATGGCTGGCGGTGGCCTGTTCGAGACCGGTGCCGGCGGCTCCGCCCCGAAGCACGTCCAGCAGGTCGAGGAGGAAAACCACCTGCGTTGGGACTCCCTCGGCGAGTACCTCGCACTTGCCGAGTCCTTCCGCCACGAGAAGAACACCAACGGCAACGACAAGGCAGGCGTCCTCGCCGCCGCGCTGGACAAGGCCACCGAGAAGCTTCTCGACGAAGGCAAGTCCCCGTCCCGCAAGGTCAACGAAATCGACGACCGCGGCTCCCACTTCTGGCTCTCCCTGTACTGGGCAGAGGCACTGGCAGCCCAGACCGACGACGCCGAGCTGGCTTCCGTGTTCGAGCCAATCGCCAAGGACCTGCGCGACAATGCCGAGACCATTGACAAGGAGCTCTTGGACGCCCAGGGCAACTCCGCCGATCTCGGCGGCTACTACTGGCCGGACGAGGAGAAGACCTCCGCGGTCATGCGCCCGTCCGCGACCTTCAACAAGATCATCGACGCACTGGAGAAGTAA
- a CDS encoding exodeoxyribonuclease III produces MSLTIASVNVNGIRAATKIRNEDNLGMLAWLNETPADVVLMQEVRATGDQARTALAPALEAGWHLAVAPAETPGAKGRAGVGILSRTPLHNVEMGIPEFEDAGRFIAASLDDDTRVASLYLPSGAADTPKQDEKYRFLDQFEPRLAQWADQYPNMVIGGDWNICHRREDLKNWKTNRKKSGFLPHERAFMDAVFGCFPDKEPQDADVKDAEVWAGAVEYAAGGRRQATSAPKWFDVARRLHPDDAPYTWWTFRGQAFNNNAGWRIDVQAATEAMLARAERTWVDKAPTVEQRWSDHSPLLVEYK; encoded by the coding sequence ATGAGCCTCACCATCGCATCTGTGAACGTTAACGGCATCCGCGCCGCCACGAAGATCCGCAACGAGGACAACCTGGGCATGCTCGCCTGGCTGAATGAGACGCCGGCCGATGTCGTCCTCATGCAGGAAGTCCGCGCGACCGGCGACCAGGCGCGCACCGCCCTCGCCCCGGCGTTGGAGGCCGGCTGGCACCTCGCGGTCGCACCCGCCGAGACTCCAGGCGCGAAGGGCCGCGCCGGTGTGGGCATCCTGTCGCGTACCCCGCTGCACAACGTCGAGATGGGCATTCCCGAGTTCGAGGACGCCGGGCGTTTCATCGCAGCTTCGCTTGACGACGACACCCGCGTCGCCTCCCTCTACCTCCCCTCCGGTGCCGCGGACACGCCGAAGCAGGATGAGAAATACCGTTTCTTAGACCAGTTCGAGCCGCGGCTTGCGCAGTGGGCAGACCAGTACCCGAACATGGTCATCGGCGGCGATTGGAACATCTGCCATCGCCGGGAGGACCTGAAGAACTGGAAGACGAACCGGAAAAAGTCCGGGTTCCTGCCACACGAGCGCGCATTCATGGATGCGGTGTTCGGCTGCTTCCCCGACAAGGAGCCCCAGGACGCGGATGTGAAGGACGCAGAAGTTTGGGCGGGGGCTGTGGAGTACGCGGCAGGGGGTCGTCGTCAAGCAACTAGTGCTCCGAAGTGGTTCGACGTGGCGCGCAGGCTGCACCCCGATGACGCGCCGTACACGTGGTGGACGTTCCGCGGGCAGGCGTTCAACAACAACGCTGGCTGGCGCATCGACGTCCAGGCAGCGACCGAGGCGATGCTCGCGCGCGCCGAACGCACGTGGGTGGACAAGGCGCCGACGGTGGAACAGCGTTGGTCGGACCACTCGCCGCTGCTGGTGGAGTACAAATGA
- the bioB gene encoding biotin synthase BioB, which yields MTDILDIAREKALENGEGLNKDELVQILNIEDERLPELLDLAHQVRIKHCGVDVSLEGIISLKTGGCPEDCHFCSQSGLFESPVRAVTLDIAELVEAAKQSEKMGASEFCIVAAVKGPTQQLLDQVAEAVTAIQDEVDISISASLGILTRDQAHQLAEMGVSRYNHNFETAESFFPNVVTTHTWQERKDTLENVLAEGMETCCGGIIGLGETIEQRAEFAVQLAEIQPHEVPMNFLDPRPGTPFADRPLVPQGEALRAVAAFRLAMPSTQLRFAGGTELALGDDGTEAGLQGGANAIIGGNYLTTFGRPMEKDRDAVDRVMEGATPGVNLGITPVGEKVDSGHGVLYDTIKSL from the coding sequence ATGACCGACATCCTTGACATCGCCCGCGAAAAAGCGCTGGAAAACGGCGAAGGTCTGAATAAGGACGAACTCGTCCAGATCCTCAACATCGAAGACGAGCGACTGCCGGAACTGCTCGACCTCGCCCACCAGGTGCGCATCAAGCACTGTGGCGTCGACGTCTCGCTTGAGGGCATCATCTCTCTGAAAACTGGCGGCTGCCCCGAGGACTGCCACTTCTGCTCCCAGTCGGGCTTGTTCGAATCGCCGGTGCGCGCTGTCACCCTCGACATCGCCGAACTTGTCGAGGCCGCCAAGCAGTCCGAGAAGATGGGCGCCTCCGAGTTCTGCATCGTCGCCGCCGTCAAGGGGCCGACCCAGCAGCTGCTCGACCAGGTCGCCGAGGCTGTCACCGCCATCCAGGACGAGGTGGACATTTCCATCTCCGCCTCCCTGGGTATCCTCACCCGGGATCAGGCCCACCAACTGGCTGAGATGGGCGTGTCGCGCTACAACCACAACTTCGAAACCGCGGAGTCCTTCTTCCCCAACGTGGTCACCACCCACACCTGGCAGGAGCGCAAGGACACGCTGGAGAACGTGCTGGCAGAGGGCATGGAGACCTGCTGCGGCGGCATCATAGGCCTGGGTGAGACCATCGAACAGCGCGCCGAGTTCGCCGTCCAGTTGGCCGAGATCCAGCCGCACGAGGTCCCGATGAACTTCCTCGACCCGCGCCCGGGCACCCCGTTCGCCGACCGCCCGCTCGTCCCGCAGGGCGAGGCACTGCGCGCCGTCGCCGCGTTCCGCCTGGCCATGCCGTCGACCCAGCTGCGTTTCGCCGGCGGCACGGAGCTTGCGCTTGGCGACGACGGCACCGAAGCCGGCCTCCAAGGCGGCGCCAACGCCATCATCGGCGGCAACTACCTGACCACCTTCGGCCGCCCGATGGAAAAGGACCGCGACGCGGTTGACCGTGTGATGGAAGGCGCAACCCCGGGCGTGAACTTGGGCATTACCCCGGTGGGCGAGAAGGTCGACTCCGGCCACGGGGTGCTCTACGACACCATCAAGTCGCTGTAA
- the bsaP gene encoding biotin synthase auxiliary protein BsaP, with translation MKIPDNDELAEAVLSGEIAWPLDPARPYDAPRICPLCGRRMVVKISPMSWEAACSRHGLLRSEWVER, from the coding sequence ATGAAGATTCCGGACAACGACGAACTCGCCGAAGCCGTGCTCTCCGGCGAGATCGCCTGGCCGCTCGACCCAGCCAGGCCTTACGACGCGCCGCGCATCTGCCCGCTGTGCGGCCGGCGCATGGTGGTGAAAATTTCGCCCATGTCGTGGGAGGCTGCCTGCTCCCGCCACGGGCTGCTGCGCTCCGAGTGGGTGGAGCGGTAG
- a CDS encoding ATP-binding cassette domain-containing protein, protein MNPGFYALVGPNAAGKTHYLHTLVGPHAAFVPAGADAKFAGTTVDDHLRAVTAVHPHVDLDFPNARIKDLSVGQRRLLTIEVALAMGKDLLLLDEPFDGIDTSTRKRIRQRLIDYIAGNPQRSVVMASHRPEDFTGLATHVMQVFDHEVSRPVPLDAARLCFPTVTGPTAKIEELSARFSVAESASLGPMTRVTFAEPIGEDDIHLPIEYPDDPELIDLLATERPER, encoded by the coding sequence ATGAACCCCGGCTTCTACGCGCTGGTCGGTCCGAATGCCGCCGGCAAAACCCACTACCTCCACACGCTCGTGGGCCCGCACGCCGCGTTTGTACCGGCTGGTGCAGACGCGAAGTTTGCGGGCACGACCGTGGACGATCACCTGCGCGCAGTCACGGCGGTCCACCCACACGTCGATCTCGACTTTCCCAACGCCCGTATCAAGGACCTCTCGGTTGGGCAGCGCCGTCTCCTCACCATTGAGGTAGCACTGGCCATGGGCAAGGATCTGCTGCTTCTGGACGAACCTTTTGACGGCATCGACACCAGCACCCGCAAACGTATTCGCCAGCGACTGATCGACTACATCGCAGGGAACCCACAGCGCAGCGTGGTGATGGCCTCGCACCGCCCCGAGGACTTCACTGGTTTGGCCACCCATGTCATGCAGGTGTTCGATCATGAGGTCTCACGCCCTGTCCCACTCGACGCCGCCCGCCTGTGCTTTCCAACGGTCACCGGCCCCACCGCCAAGATTGAAGAACTCTCCGCCCGCTTCTCCGTTGCCGAGTCAGCGAGCCTCGGGCCGATGACACGCGTCACTTTCGCCGAACCTATTGGAGAGGACGACATCCACCTGCCCATCGAATACCCAGACGATCCCGAACTCATCGACCTCCTCGCGACGGAAAGGCCCGAACGATGA
- a CDS encoding GntR family transcriptional regulator: protein MSGKPIYLKIADELRDLIGAGTLAPGGRVPSTNELSAYHSVNPTTSAKALTELFNEGLLEKRRGLGMFVLESAREQVLRTRREAFVRDFVQPFVYEANQLGITTEEMTAMIEKERAQ from the coding sequence ATGAGTGGTAAACCCATATACCTAAAGATCGCGGATGAGCTACGCGACCTCATCGGCGCAGGCACCCTCGCCCCCGGCGGCCGAGTGCCGTCTACCAACGAGCTCTCCGCCTACCACTCTGTAAATCCCACCACTTCCGCCAAAGCGCTCACCGAACTTTTCAACGAGGGGCTGCTGGAGAAACGTCGCGGGCTCGGAATGTTTGTCCTGGAAAGTGCCCGTGAGCAGGTGCTGCGTACGCGTCGTGAAGCATTCGTCCGCGATTTTGTCCAACCGTTTGTCTATGAGGCCAACCAGCTCGGCATTACTACCGAGGAGATGACCGCAATGATTGAAAAGGAGCGTGCCCAATGA